The DNA region CGGGATCACCGCCTATGCGCAGGAAGAGCTGGGCGAGGTGGTTTTCGTGGAGTTGCCGGCGGTGGGGTCGCAGATGAAGGCGGGCGATGAGATCGGCACCATCGAGTCCGTCAAAGCGGTCGCCGAGCTGTATACGCCGGTGTCCGGCGAAGTGATCGCGGTGAACGACGCGGTCGTCGATGACCCGGAGGTGCTGAACGACGATCCCCACGCCAAGGGCTGGCTGGTCAAGGTCCGCCTGGCCTCGAAGGGTGAGCTCGATTCGTTGATGAATGCCGAGAAATACGACGCCTTCCTGCAGGACGGAGAGCACTGACGGTGGGGGAGCAGTCGGCGGTTGGTGAGGCGAGGGTAGCGAAATCGGCGACCGATCTGCTGGCGCCGAGGGACACCTTTGTGCGTCGCCACATCGGTTCCAACGAGGAAGAACTCTCAGCGATGCTCGAAACCGTCGGGGCGGCTTCCCTCGACGAGCTGGTCGACCAGACCATTCCGGGCGCGATCCGCCTCGACCGCGAGCTGGACTTCCCGCCGCTCGCCGGTCCAGCTTCTTCCGGATTGGCGGTGGACCGCCCCCTCGCCGAGCACGAGCTGCTCCTCCATCTCGACACCCTGGCGGAAC from Acidobacteriota bacterium includes:
- the gcvH gene encoding glycine cleavage system protein GcvH yields the protein MYPSEYLYSPEHEWLKVEGDEAKLGITAYAQEELGEVVFVELPAVGSQMKAGDEIGTIESVKAVAELYTPVSGEVIAVNDAVVDDPEVLNDDPHAKGWLVKVRLASKGELDSLMNAEKYDAFLQDGEH